From Candidatus Pedobacter colombiensis, one genomic window encodes:
- the leuS gene encoding leucine--tRNA ligase produces the protein MDYQFKEIEQKWQKFWAQNQTFKAEKDSAKPKFYVLDMFPYPSGAGLHVGHPLGYIASDIFSRYKRLKGFNVLHPMGYDSFGLPAEQYAIQTGQHPALTTEANINTYRKQLDGIGFSFDWSREVRTSDPEYYKWTQWIFMQLFNSWYNLETDRAEDITTLLEKFNASGSADVKAVCDEDVKSFMPSDWATMTYEEKQEELLKYRLTYLKESTVNWCAALGTVLANDEVKDGFSERGGHPVEQKKMMQWSMRISAYAERLLQGLNTIDWPEPVKEMQRNWIGKSIGASVRFTIEQSEELKSQIPALKTDYIEVFTTRVDTIFGVSYLVLAPEHELVAQLTTAAQQNDINNYIAQTKKKSELDRMADTKTVSGAFTGSYVINPVSGERIQLWIADYVLAGYGTGAVMGVPSGDQRDWLFARHFNLPVVQILDAQQDIENQADATKEGKYINSGFINGMNYTEAIATLNAWLEEKEVGKAKINYRMRDAIFGRQRYWGEPIPVYFKDSLPYLIKEEELPLMLPEIDKYLPTETGEPPLGRAEGWKYEDQYEYELSTMPGWAGSSWYWYRYMDAKNDSDFASKEAIAYWKDVDLYIGGAEHATGHLLYSRFWNKFLKDLGYVLEEEPFKKLINQGMIQGRSNFVYRVIDEEGRGTNTLVSHGLRKDYKTSALHVDVNIVDNEILDIEKFKLFRPEFANAEFILENGKYICGVEVEKMSKSKFNVVNPDVLIESYGADTLRMYEMFLGPLEQSKPWNTNGIEGVFKFLRKFWRLFHNENWTFHVNDSVPAKAELKALHKIIKKVQDDVERFSFNTSVSSFMIAVNELTDLKCKNRQVLEDLVIVLSPYAPHICEELWAQLGHDEGSLSYTPYPTFNPAYLVEDEFSYPVSVNGKTRLNLNLSLTLEVKEIEETVLANEDVQKYLEGKTPKKVIVVKGRIVNIVI, from the coding sequence ATGGATTACCAATTTAAAGAAATAGAGCAAAAGTGGCAAAAATTCTGGGCTCAGAATCAAACGTTTAAAGCAGAAAAGGATTCTGCTAAACCTAAATTTTATGTGCTCGACATGTTTCCATATCCTTCAGGGGCTGGATTACACGTTGGTCACCCGCTTGGCTATATTGCTTCAGATATATTTTCGAGGTATAAGAGACTAAAGGGCTTTAATGTGTTGCACCCAATGGGATACGATTCTTTCGGCTTACCGGCAGAGCAATATGCTATCCAAACAGGACAACATCCGGCCTTAACCACAGAGGCCAATATCAATACCTACCGTAAGCAGTTGGATGGAATCGGCTTCTCCTTTGATTGGAGCAGAGAAGTTCGTACCAGCGACCCTGAATACTATAAATGGACACAGTGGATCTTTATGCAGTTGTTTAATTCATGGTATAACCTTGAAACCGACCGTGCAGAAGACATCACCACATTGCTTGAAAAATTCAATGCATCAGGTAGTGCAGATGTTAAAGCCGTTTGTGATGAAGACGTAAAAAGCTTTATGCCGAGCGATTGGGCCACTATGACTTATGAAGAAAAACAGGAAGAGCTTTTAAAATATCGATTAACTTATCTAAAAGAAAGCACCGTAAACTGGTGTGCTGCTTTAGGTACCGTACTTGCCAATGATGAAGTAAAGGACGGTTTCTCTGAGCGTGGAGGTCACCCCGTTGAGCAGAAAAAAATGATGCAATGGAGTATGCGTATCTCTGCTTATGCAGAACGCCTATTGCAAGGTTTAAATACGATCGATTGGCCGGAACCTGTGAAAGAGATGCAGCGCAACTGGATCGGTAAAAGTATTGGGGCAAGTGTAAGATTTACAATCGAGCAATCTGAAGAGCTTAAATCTCAGATCCCGGCACTTAAAACCGATTATATTGAAGTTTTTACCACACGTGTAGATACCATATTTGGCGTTTCTTATCTGGTACTTGCACCGGAACATGAGTTGGTTGCTCAGCTAACTACCGCAGCACAGCAAAATGATATCAACAACTATATTGCCCAAACCAAGAAAAAATCAGAGCTTGATCGTATGGCTGATACCAAAACGGTATCCGGTGCCTTTACAGGAAGCTATGTGATTAATCCGGTGAGTGGCGAGCGTATTCAGCTTTGGATTGCCGACTATGTATTGGCCGGTTATGGTACAGGTGCCGTAATGGGCGTACCAAGTGGCGATCAACGCGATTGGTTGTTTGCTCGTCATTTTAACTTACCTGTTGTTCAAATTCTTGATGCGCAGCAAGATATAGAGAATCAGGCTGATGCAACAAAAGAAGGAAAATATATCAATTCAGGCTTCATTAACGGAATGAACTATACTGAGGCGATTGCAACTTTAAATGCATGGTTGGAAGAAAAAGAAGTTGGTAAGGCAAAGATCAATTACCGGATGCGTGATGCTATTTTTGGGCGCCAACGTTATTGGGGAGAGCCAATTCCTGTATATTTTAAAGATAGCTTGCCTTATTTGATCAAAGAGGAAGAACTGCCTTTAATGCTGCCAGAAATTGATAAGTATTTGCCAACTGAAACTGGTGAGCCACCATTGGGTAGGGCCGAAGGCTGGAAATATGAAGATCAATACGAATACGAATTGAGTACCATGCCAGGATGGGCAGGTTCAAGCTGGTACTGGTATCGCTATATGGATGCAAAAAATGATTCAGATTTTGCATCAAAAGAAGCCATCGCATATTGGAAGGATGTGGATTTGTATATTGGTGGTGCAGAACACGCAACAGGTCACCTTTTGTACAGCCGTTTCTGGAACAAATTCCTGAAAGATTTAGGTTATGTACTGGAAGAAGAGCCTTTCAAAAAACTGATCAATCAGGGTATGATTCAAGGGAGAAGTAATTTCGTATACCGTGTAATTGATGAAGAAGGAAGGGGCACCAATACCTTAGTTTCTCACGGGTTAAGAAAAGACTACAAAACTTCGGCATTGCATGTTGATGTTAATATTGTAGATAACGAGATTTTAGATATCGAGAAATTTAAGCTGTTCAGACCAGAGTTTGCCAATGCTGAGTTTATTCTTGAAAACGGTAAATACATCTGTGGTGTGGAGGTTGAAAAGATGTCTAAATCTAAATTCAATGTAGTAAATCCCGACGTACTTATAGAAAGCTATGGTGCTGATACTTTAAGGATGTACGAAATGTTTTTAGGCCCGTTAGAACAAAGTAAGCCCTGGAATACCAATGGTATTGAAGGTGTGTTTAAATTTTTGCGTAAGTTTTGGCGTTTGTTCCATAATGAAAACTGGACTTTCCATGTAAATGATTCTGTGCCTGCTAAAGCAGAGTTAAAAGCCTTACATAAGATCATTAAAAAAGTACAGGATGATGTGGAGCGTTTCTCGTTCAATACTTCTGTTTCAAGCTTTATGATTGCTGTAAATGAGTTAACAGATCTGAAATGTAAAAACCGTCAGGTATTGGAAGATCTTGTCATTGTTCTTTCTCCTTATGCTCCACACATTTGCGAAGAGCTTTGGGCACAATTAGGGCATGATGAAGGTAGCTTATCTTATACTCCTTATCCAACTTTTAATCCTGCATATCTGGTAGAGGATGAATTCAGCTACCCGGTTTCTGTAAATGGTAAAACACGGTTGAATTTAAATCTGAGCCTTACTTTAGAGGTTAAGGAGATTGAAGAAACCGTATTGGCTAATGAAGATGTACAGAAATACCTGGAAGGTAAGACTCCTAAGAAAGTGATTGTAGTGAAGGGAAGAATTGTGAATATTGTCATATAA
- a CDS encoding chloride channel protein encodes MIKQPKPVFAPGNILKWIGLILIVAFAAGTLSAFFLTALNLVTTFRDQHTWVLYLLPFAGFVIGLLYHHKGKEVERGNNLVFDTVHNPKDIIPFKMVPLVLTGTLVTHLFGGSAGREGTALQMAGATADQLHKPFKLNAQDRGILLIAGLSAGFASVFGTPLAGIVFGMEVLLLAKIPLKAILPTIATAFIGAYVTELWGVGHTHYQISSIEPLSLRSVIYSGLAGVAFGVAAILFVRLTDGLSHLFKKITYAPLRPFIGGIIVALLFLIPGTYKYAGLGISTILESFNTASQTQDFALKILFTAITLGAGFKGGEVTPLFFIGATLGSMLSLFLPLPVGLLAGMGFVAVFAGAAKTPLACCIMAIELFGISCGIYVTIACLVSYFISGRHSIYNARENKDPRHFIFGKIKYSYFSKT; translated from the coding sequence ATGATTAAGCAACCTAAACCAGTATTCGCTCCCGGAAATATTTTAAAATGGATTGGCTTGATCCTGATCGTAGCTTTTGCTGCGGGAACATTATCTGCATTTTTTTTAACGGCTTTAAATCTTGTTACCACTTTCAGAGATCAACATACCTGGGTTTTATATTTATTGCCTTTCGCCGGTTTTGTGATTGGCCTTTTGTACCATCATAAAGGAAAAGAGGTAGAACGTGGCAATAATCTTGTATTTGATACGGTGCACAACCCTAAAGATATTATTCCATTTAAAATGGTACCCCTGGTTCTTACAGGAACTCTTGTTACACATCTGTTTGGTGGGTCTGCAGGCAGGGAAGGCACTGCTTTACAAATGGCAGGAGCCACAGCCGATCAACTGCATAAGCCTTTTAAATTGAATGCCCAGGATCGGGGAATATTGCTCATTGCCGGTTTAAGCGCAGGTTTTGCCTCTGTTTTTGGGACTCCTTTGGCCGGGATAGTTTTTGGAATGGAAGTGTTGTTACTGGCTAAAATCCCGCTTAAAGCTATATTACCGACAATAGCGACTGCTTTTATTGGAGCCTATGTTACCGAATTATGGGGAGTTGGACATACGCACTATCAAATCAGCAGTATTGAGCCGCTCTCTTTGAGGTCTGTCATTTATAGCGGATTGGCTGGAGTGGCATTTGGGGTAGCCGCAATTTTGTTTGTAAGACTAACCGATGGCTTATCACATTTATTTAAAAAAATTACTTATGCACCCTTACGACCATTTATAGGGGGTATTATTGTCGCATTATTGTTTTTAATACCGGGTACCTACAAGTATGCCGGACTAGGTATTTCGACTATTTTAGAGTCATTTAATACGGCATCACAAACTCAGGATTTTGCGCTTAAAATTCTATTTACGGCGATTACGCTTGGTGCAGGTTTTAAAGGAGGAGAGGTTACTCCACTTTTTTTTATTGGGGCAACTTTAGGCAGTATGTTGTCTTTGTTTCTTCCACTGCCAGTCGGTTTACTGGCCGGAATGGGTTTTGTTGCGGTCTTTGCCGGTGCTGCCAAAACACCTCTGGCTTGTTGCATCATGGCCATCGAGCTGTTTGGTATTTCGTGTGGCATTTATGTAACCATAGCTTGCCTCGTTTCTTATTTTATTTCGGGCAGGCATAGTATTTATAATGCACGGGAAAATAAAGATCCGCGTCACTTCATATTTGGTAAAATCAAGTATTCCTATTTTAGCAAAACTTAA
- a CDS encoding permease-like cell division protein FtsX, with translation MEEFEVSDASKKTKTIYISTIFSIALVLLMLGMLGLILVHAKNLSNYVKENIVLNIIVDEGAKETAVLQFQKELNANPAIKSTVYVNKEMAARNLTNDLGEDFVNFLGYNPLLSTIDVYLKADYANNKSIDALKASIGKNPIVKEVIYQSSLIDMVNKNINTIGLIILGFAAILLIISVALINNTIRLAIYSQRFLIKSMQLVGATRNFIRKPFILIAALHGLIAAFIAILILLGILFYAQKEIPEMIILRNYTEFGIVLASLVGIGIFITAISTSFAVSKYLNLKIYDLYR, from the coding sequence ATGGAAGAATTTGAAGTGAGCGATGCTTCTAAGAAGACGAAAACCATATATATTTCTACAATATTCAGTATTGCCCTTGTTTTATTGATGCTGGGAATGCTAGGATTGATATTAGTACACGCAAAGAACCTTTCTAACTACGTAAAAGAAAATATTGTCCTGAACATTATTGTAGATGAAGGCGCTAAGGAGACTGCAGTTTTGCAATTTCAGAAAGAACTGAATGCAAATCCAGCCATTAAAAGTACGGTGTATGTAAATAAAGAAATGGCGGCCAGAAACTTAACCAATGATTTGGGTGAAGATTTCGTAAACTTCCTGGGCTATAACCCACTACTTTCCACCATTGATGTTTATTTAAAAGCTGATTACGCAAATAATAAAAGTATTGATGCGCTGAAAGCGAGTATCGGCAAAAATCCAATTGTGAAAGAAGTAATTTACCAAAGTTCATTAATTGACATGGTAAATAAGAACATCAATACCATCGGTTTAATTATTTTGGGCTTTGCAGCTATATTGTTAATTATTTCTGTCGCTTTAATTAACAACACCATCAGACTTGCTATTTATTCGCAACGCTTTTTGATTAAAAGTATGCAGTTGGTTGGTGCAACCAGAAACTTTATACGTAAGCCCTTTATTTTAATTGCGGCCTTACACGGTTTAATTGCTGCTTTTATAGCGATTTTAATCCTACTTGGCATATTGTTCTATGCTCAAAAGGAGATTCCTGAAATGATTATTTTAAGGAACTATACTGAGTTTGGAATTGTATTGGCAAGTCTGGTTGGCATAGGCATTTTCATCACAGCCATCAGCACCTCATTTGCGGTGAGCAAATATTTAAATTTAAAAATTTACGACCTTTACAGATAA
- a CDS encoding DUF3098 domain-containing protein, translating into MTEKKSAPANQGNKSELVFTKKNYQLLLISIAIVTVGFILMIGTTDIYDFRKTLLAPMVVLFGFGFGIYAILKK; encoded by the coding sequence ATGACAGAGAAAAAATCAGCTCCTGCAAATCAGGGCAACAAAAGTGAACTTGTTTTCACTAAAAAAAACTATCAGTTGTTACTGATCAGCATTGCAATCGTTACAGTTGGTTTTATCCTGATGATAGGAACTACTGATATTTATGACTTCAGAAAAACCTTACTAGCCCCAATGGTGGTATTGTTTGGTTTTGGTTTTGGTATTTATGCCATTTTAAAAAAATAA
- a CDS encoding undecaprenyl-diphosphate phosphatase — MNYLQTLILAIIEGITEFLPVSSTGHMIIASSVMGITKDPFVKLFEVAVQLGAILSVVVFYWKRFFPLNHWKFYLKLVIACLPAAVLGLLLQKKIDILLESPVIVAVMLVLGGIVLLFIDKVFNKPTVESEPEITNKSAFIIGFWQCLAMVPGTSRSAASIIGGMQQKLTRSVAAEFSFFLAVPTMVGATALKLFKAYKETPEILKDKHNLVLLGVGNVVAFVIALLAIKFFIGYVQKYGFKLFGWYRIVFGLIFLVLYYQNIIQL, encoded by the coding sequence ATGAATTATTTGCAGACCCTTATTCTGGCCATAATTGAAGGAATAACGGAATTTTTACCAGTATCTTCAACTGGCCACATGATCATTGCTTCTTCTGTAATGGGAATTACCAAAGATCCTTTTGTGAAACTCTTTGAAGTTGCTGTGCAACTGGGCGCTATTCTTTCAGTTGTTGTTTTTTACTGGAAAAGATTTTTCCCTTTAAATCACTGGAAGTTTTACCTTAAATTGGTCATTGCCTGTTTGCCAGCCGCGGTTTTAGGACTACTGCTGCAAAAAAAGATTGACATCCTGCTGGAAAGCCCTGTTATTGTTGCGGTAATGCTGGTGTTGGGCGGTATTGTCCTGCTTTTTATCGACAAAGTATTTAATAAACCAACCGTAGAATCAGAACCAGAGATCACTAATAAAAGTGCATTCATTATTGGCTTTTGGCAATGTTTGGCTATGGTGCCTGGTACCAGCAGAAGTGCAGCCAGTATTATTGGCGGGATGCAACAAAAACTAACCAGATCTGTTGCAGCTGAATTTTCTTTTTTCCTTGCAGTACCAACAATGGTTGGCGCTACGGCATTAAAATTATTCAAAGCCTATAAAGAAACACCAGAAATCTTAAAAGACAAGCACAATCTAGTGCTTTTAGGCGTAGGTAATGTGGTTGCTTTTGTGATTGCCTTACTGGCTATCAAATTTTTTATTGGTTACGTACAAAAGTATGGATTTAAGCTATTCGGTTGGTACAGAATCGTTTTTGGCTTAATATTTTTAGTTCTGTATTATCAGAATATTATACAACTTTAA
- the truB gene encoding tRNA pseudouridine(55) synthase TruB has translation MIEFRDFNFAEGELLLINKPYQWTSFDVVGKIRNSLKPLKLKVGHAGTLDPLATGLLIICTGKLTKQIDTFQAEEKEYTGTMVLGATTPSFDMETVVDQEFPLDNLTEEAIYAATAPFIGDIQQYPPAHSAVKVNGERLYVKARRGEETELRLRNVTVTAFEITRIDLPEVDFRIVCSKGTYIRSLISDFGKQLNNGAYLSKLVRTRSGNFLLENAYEVKDLVDYLRGQRA, from the coding sequence ATGATCGAATTTCGGGATTTTAATTTTGCTGAAGGTGAGCTCCTGCTCATCAATAAGCCTTATCAGTGGACTAGTTTTGATGTGGTGGGAAAAATAAGAAATTCCTTAAAGCCCTTGAAATTAAAAGTAGGCCATGCAGGTACTTTAGACCCCTTAGCTACCGGACTACTTATCATTTGCACCGGAAAGCTAACAAAGCAGATAGATACCTTCCAGGCAGAGGAAAAAGAATATACAGGCACAATGGTGCTTGGCGCCACTACTCCATCTTTTGATATGGAAACAGTGGTAGATCAGGAGTTTCCTTTGGATAATCTTACTGAAGAGGCTATTTATGCTGCTACAGCACCTTTTATAGGTGATATTCAACAATACCCACCGGCACATTCTGCGGTAAAGGTAAATGGCGAACGTTTATATGTAAAGGCCCGTAGGGGAGAAGAAACAGAATTGCGCTTGCGCAATGTTACCGTTACGGCTTTTGAAATCACCAGAATTGATTTACCTGAAGTTGATTTTAGAATTGTATGCAGTAAAGGAACTTATATCCGGTCGCTGATTTCTGATTTTGGCAAGCAGTTAAACAATGGAGCATACCTATCTAAACTGGTGCGTACCAGAAGTGGCAACTTTTTATTGGAAAATGCTTACGAAGTAAAGGATCTTGTTGACTATCTTAGAGGTCAAAGAGCATAA
- a CDS encoding YitT family protein, whose protein sequence is MFLIACGIVSACFGLKSFLLPSGFIDGGVTGISLLISNVTGLKLSYLIVIINIPFVVLGYRQIGKVFAIKTSVAISILAIMLIVAPFKSITHDPLLIAFFGGLFLGGGIGLAMRGGCVIDGTEVLALYISKKSTLTVGNIILILNIVIFSFAAILLSIDTALYAILTYLSASNTVDYIVNGIEQYTGVTVISEKNVQIKKFIINQMKRGVTIYKGEGGYGVKKDIDILYTVVTKLEMGKLQTAIRQIDPDAFVIQQQIADIKGGVVKRPALH, encoded by the coding sequence ATGTTTTTAATTGCATGTGGCATTGTTTCGGCTTGCTTTGGATTGAAAAGTTTCCTGCTCCCAAGTGGTTTTATTGATGGTGGAGTAACGGGTATATCACTATTGATCAGCAATGTAACTGGCCTTAAGCTTTCCTACCTGATTGTAATCATTAACATTCCTTTTGTTGTTTTGGGATACAGGCAAATTGGTAAAGTTTTTGCCATTAAAACATCTGTTGCCATATCAATATTGGCTATTATGTTGATTGTAGCTCCTTTTAAATCCATTACACACGATCCTTTATTGATTGCCTTTTTTGGAGGGCTATTTTTAGGGGGAGGGATTGGCTTAGCCATGCGAGGTGGCTGTGTGATTGATGGAACGGAGGTCCTTGCCCTGTACATCAGTAAAAAAAGCACGCTTACGGTAGGTAACATCATTCTGATCCTAAACATTGTCATCTTCTCTTTCGCAGCTATATTACTAAGTATTGATACTGCACTTTATGCAATTCTAACTTACCTGTCTGCTTCCAATACGGTAGATTATATTGTAAACGGAATTGAACAGTATACCGGAGTCACCGTAATTTCGGAGAAAAATGTACAAATTAAAAAATTCATCATTAACCAAATGAAACGGGGTGTAACCATTTATAAAGGTGAGGGTGGCTATGGTGTAAAAAAGGATATAGACATTTTATATACTGTTGTCACTAAGCTGGAAATGGGTAAACTGCAAACTGCCATCAGGCAAATTGACCCTGATGCATTCGTCATACAACAGCAAATTGCTGATATAAAAGGAGGAGTGGTAAAACGCCCGGCCTTACATTAA
- a CDS encoding bifunctional riboflavin kinase/FAD synthetase: MKIYNHFSEFKRLNNAVVTIGTFDGVHYGHQKIIKRLCELAKATGGESVILTFFPHPRLIIDPENQDLKMINTIDEKARILAGLGVDHLIITPFTRDFSNLSPAEYIKNILVDTIGIKHLIVGYDHRFGKDRAGGMPELEAEAKTYGYKIEVIPEQDINDVAVSSTKIRNALLSGKVALAANYLGYHFSLHGRVIKGDKIGRTIGFPTANIFIEETYKLIPSDGIYAVTVDMAGQTFKGMAYIGQRPTINGMTRNIEVNIFDFNQEIYGQDITMTFLKFLREDVKFTGLEALKLQLQKDKEATLAYFNALS, from the coding sequence ATGAAGATATACAATCACTTTTCTGAGTTTAAAAGATTAAACAATGCAGTAGTTACCATTGGCACTTTTGATGGTGTGCACTATGGTCATCAGAAAATTATTAAAAGACTGTGTGAACTTGCTAAAGCTACCGGTGGTGAAAGTGTAATCCTTACCTTTTTTCCGCACCCAAGGCTAATTATAGATCCTGAGAATCAGGATTTAAAAATGATCAATACTATTGATGAAAAAGCACGGATACTGGCTGGCTTAGGTGTAGATCATTTAATCATTACCCCATTTACACGTGATTTCTCGAATCTGAGCCCTGCTGAATACATTAAAAACATTCTGGTAGATACCATTGGCATTAAACACCTGATTGTAGGCTACGACCATCGTTTTGGCAAGGACAGAGCTGGTGGAATGCCTGAGCTGGAAGCTGAAGCCAAAACCTATGGTTATAAAATTGAGGTTATACCTGAACAAGATATTAATGATGTTGCGGTAAGCTCCACTAAAATACGTAATGCCCTTTTAAGTGGTAAGGTAGCACTTGCGGCTAATTATCTGGGTTATCACTTTTCTTTACATGGAAGAGTAATTAAAGGTGATAAAATTGGCAGGACAATAGGTTTTCCTACCGCCAATATTTTTATTGAAGAAACCTATAAATTGATTCCTTCTGATGGCATTTATGCGGTAACCGTTGATATGGCCGGACAAACTTTTAAAGGCATGGCCTACATTGGTCAAAGACCAACCATCAATGGCATGACACGGAATATTGAAGTAAACATATTCGATTTCAATCAGGAAATTTATGGACAGGATATCACAATGACCTTTCTTAAGTTTTTAAGGGAGGATGTTAAATTTACCGGATTAGAAGCCTTAAAGCTACAATTGCAAAAAGATAAAGAAGCTACTTTAGCTTATTTCAACGCATTGTCTTAA
- a CDS encoding cation:proton antiporter: MIHLPVLITDLGLILAAAGITTLLFKKIKQPLVLGYILAGLLVGPHIDFIPTVTDNESIHIWAEIGVIFLLFSLGLEFSFKKLVKVGGSASITAIVEVVFMLLIGFVAGKAMGWATMDSIFLGGILSVSSTTIIIRAFEELGVKHKKFAGLVFGVLIVEDLVAILLLVLLSTLAVSQQFAGAEMLVSILKLCFFLILWFIGGIFLVPTFLKATKKLMNDETMLVVSIALCLIMVLLAVKVGFSPALGAFIMGSILAETTQAERIEHLTKSVKDLFAAIFFVSVGMLIDPSILVDYAVPILVITFATILGKFLSSGFGALISGQPLKTSVQTGLSLAQIGEFSFIIATLGVTLKVTSDFLYPIAVAVSAITTFTTPYLIKASEPFYFFLERNLPKRWVEGLNRYSSSTAGITTLSDWKVLLKSYTFNTIIHSVILISIAVLGSKYLQPFITGNIINGNYGMVISLVLTLIIMTPFLWALAIRRIERKAYSHLWLNKKYTRGPLIALEVLRIALAVFFVGFLIFQFYSTWLAITIALALIVSGMIIFSRKLQSFYNRLESRFFLNLNAREAQNAQPEILPWDTHLAELVVAPESKLVGQTLMELSIREKYGVNIALIERGKIMIPTPGRDERLYPNDKVLVIGTDNQLAMIQELFEGSVDESAEEASFPKKDMTLQKIVINANSPIYGQSIRSSGIRETTQGLVVGIERKGERILNPDSNMIFENEDIVWIVGNNKKVPELLK, translated from the coding sequence ATGATACATTTACCAGTATTAATTACTGATTTAGGCTTAATACTTGCTGCCGCAGGAATAACTACACTTCTATTTAAAAAGATTAAACAACCATTGGTTTTGGGCTATATTTTGGCCGGACTACTGGTTGGTCCACATATAGATTTTATACCCACTGTTACTGATAATGAAAGCATCCATATCTGGGCAGAGATTGGTGTGATCTTTTTACTGTTTAGCTTAGGACTTGAATTTAGTTTCAAGAAACTCGTAAAAGTTGGCGGATCGGCTTCTATTACCGCCATTGTGGAGGTGGTGTTTATGCTGCTCATTGGTTTTGTAGCCGGTAAGGCTATGGGCTGGGCTACAATGGACAGCATATTTTTAGGAGGTATCCTCTCTGTTTCTTCCACAACCATCATTATAAGGGCATTTGAAGAGCTTGGGGTAAAACATAAGAAGTTTGCAGGTTTGGTGTTTGGCGTATTGATTGTAGAGGATCTGGTAGCCATTTTATTGTTGGTGCTACTTTCTACCCTCGCAGTGAGTCAACAGTTTGCAGGTGCAGAGATGCTGGTTTCTATTTTAAAGCTCTGCTTCTTCCTCATTTTATGGTTTATTGGAGGTATATTCTTAGTCCCTACTTTTTTAAAAGCCACTAAAAAGCTGATGAATGATGAGACCATGCTGGTTGTATCAATCGCTTTATGCTTGATTATGGTATTATTGGCAGTTAAAGTCGGGTTCTCTCCTGCTCTGGGTGCATTTATCATGGGTTCCATCCTGGCAGAAACAACACAGGCAGAGCGCATTGAGCATTTAACCAAATCTGTTAAAGACCTGTTTGCTGCAATATTTTTTGTTTCGGTGGGTATGCTAATAGACCCAAGTATTTTGGTGGACTATGCAGTGCCTATTTTGGTCATTACATTTGCAACTATTCTGGGTAAGTTTTTAAGTTCTGGCTTCGGTGCTCTGATTTCCGGACAGCCGCTTAAAACGTCGGTACAAACGGGTTTAAGTTTAGCGCAAATTGGTGAATTTTCGTTCATTATAGCAACCCTTGGTGTAACGTTAAAAGTAACCAGCGACTTCCTTTACCCAATTGCAGTTGCGGTATCAGCAATTACAACCTTTACTACTCCATATTTAATTAAGGCCTCTGAGCCTTTTTATTTCTTTTTAGAGCGCAACCTACCAAAGAGATGGGTAGAAGGCTTAAATAGATATAGTTCCAGTACGGCGGGTATTACTACACTGAGCGATTGGAAAGTGCTGCTTAAGTCATATACCTTTAACACCATCATCCACTCTGTAATTCTAATTTCCATTGCCGTTTTAGGCTCAAAGTATCTGCAACCTTTTATTACGGGCAATATCATCAATGGCAACTATGGGATGGTGATTAGTTTAGTGCTCACTTTAATTATCATGACACCTTTTTTATGGGCCTTGGCCATCAGAAGGATCGAAAGAAAGGCTTATTCACATTTATGGCTCAATAAGAAATATACGAGGGGCCCACTTATAGCATTAGAAGTTTTGCGTATTGCGCTGGCTGTTTTCTTTGTTGGTTTCCTGATCTTCCAATTTTACAGTACCTGGCTGGCCATTACCATTGCGCTGGCATTGATTGTTTCGGGGATGATTATCTTTTCGAGGAAACTGCAGAGCTTTTACAACCGTCTGGAAAGCCGCTTTTTTTTGAACTTAAATGCACGTGAAGCCCAAAATGCTCAACCTGAAATTTTGCCTTGGGATACCCACCTTGCTGAATTGGTAGTAGCGCCCGAATCTAAGCTAGTTGGACAAACCTTGATGGAGCTATCCATCCGGGAAAAATATGGGGTAAACATCGCTCTGATAGAACGTGGTAAAATTATGATTCCTACTCCGGGAAGAGATGAAAGGCTATACCCAAATGACAAGGTATTGGTAATTGGAACTGATAATCAGCTGGCCATGATCCAGGAACTTTTTGAAGGTAGTGTGGATGAAAGTGCAGAGGAAGCAAGCTTCCCTAAAAAAGACATGACCTTACAAAAGATTGTCATCAATGCCAATTCACCAATTTACGGACAAAGTATACGCAGTTCGGGAATTAGAGAAACTACGCAAGGATTAGTGGTAGGTATAGAGCGTAAGGGTGAACGCATACTGAACCCTGATTCTAATATGATATTTGAGAATGAAGATATTGTTTGGATAGTAGGGAACAACAAAAAAGTTCCTGAACTATTGAAATAG